Proteins co-encoded in one Schaalia radingae genomic window:
- the clpB gene encoding ATP-dependent chaperone ClpB, with translation MSEEFTTKAQEAIGSALQSAAAASNPQVEPLHLLGALLEQNEGIALSLLASVGADRKVVGARTRSALVKLPSTQGATTTQPATSRTLLTVITDAQRRAKEGGDQYTSTEHLLIALAASGTDAGKILTDQGATEEALTRALSQLRPDPITSANPEGSFEALEKYGRDLTQVAREGKLDPVIGRDNEIRRIIQVLSRRTKNNPVLIGEPGVGKTAVVEGLAQRIVAGDVPDSLKDKRVVSLDISSMVAGAKYRGDFEERFKAVLNEIARSDGQIITFIDELHTVVGAGAAEGSMDAGNMLKPMLARGELRMVGATTLDEYRENIEKDPALERRFQQVFIGEPSVEDTIAVLRGIAPKYEAHHKVTISDGALVAAAQLSDRYITGRQLPDKAIDLIDEAASRLRMELDSSPVEIDQLRRQVDRLRMEESYLAESDPDQGDAATQERLVKLRKDLADRQEELNALTSRWEAEKAGHNKVGDLRVTLDDLRTQLELAIRQNKWEEAGRLQNGEIPAVEHQIEQAESEAERDAADGSTPEPMIAEKVDATTIAEVVESWTGIPVGRLLQGETEKLLEMEDVIGKRLIGQKKAVRAVADAVRRSRAGLSDPNRPDGSFLFLGPTGVGKTELARSLADFLFDDERAMVRIDMSEYSEKHSVARLVGSPPGYVGYEEGGQLTEAVRRRPYCVILLDEVEKADPEIFNILLQVLDDGRLTDGQGRTVDFRNTILILTSNLGSQFLADSALSQQERHDAVMQQVRMAFKPEFLNRLDEVLMFEPLTSEELAQIADLQVAALARRLADRRIALTVTEPARRWLTRAGYDPAYGARPLRRTVQREVGDRLATMILSGQVHDGDEVRVDVSEDLRSLTMQRVRPSEPDGDEYGDHSPDHSAEQSEYTPDDSAE, from the coding sequence GTGAGCGAAGAGTTCACAACGAAGGCTCAGGAAGCCATCGGATCGGCGCTGCAGTCAGCGGCAGCCGCATCCAATCCGCAGGTCGAGCCCCTGCATCTGCTGGGCGCACTGCTCGAACAAAACGAGGGTATCGCCCTGTCCCTGCTGGCAAGCGTTGGAGCAGACCGGAAGGTCGTGGGCGCACGCACCCGCAGCGCTTTGGTGAAACTGCCCTCCACACAAGGTGCCACGACCACTCAGCCCGCCACATCCCGCACGCTGCTCACCGTCATCACCGACGCGCAGCGCAGGGCGAAAGAGGGCGGGGACCAGTACACGTCAACCGAACACCTGCTCATCGCGCTCGCAGCCTCGGGCACGGATGCAGGAAAGATCCTGACCGATCAGGGGGCGACGGAAGAAGCGCTGACCCGTGCACTTTCGCAGCTGCGCCCTGACCCGATCACGTCGGCCAACCCCGAAGGCTCATTTGAAGCACTCGAGAAATACGGTCGCGACCTGACGCAGGTGGCGCGTGAAGGAAAACTCGACCCGGTCATCGGCCGTGACAACGAGATCCGCCGCATCATTCAGGTCCTGTCACGACGCACGAAGAATAACCCTGTGCTGATCGGTGAACCCGGTGTCGGCAAGACCGCTGTGGTCGAAGGCTTGGCGCAACGAATTGTTGCCGGTGACGTGCCCGACTCGCTCAAAGACAAACGAGTCGTGTCACTGGACATCTCATCGATGGTGGCAGGTGCCAAGTATCGTGGCGACTTCGAGGAGCGATTCAAAGCCGTTCTCAACGAAATCGCACGTTCGGACGGGCAGATCATCACTTTCATTGATGAGCTGCACACAGTTGTTGGCGCCGGTGCCGCTGAAGGATCAATGGATGCGGGCAACATGCTCAAACCCATGCTGGCGCGCGGCGAGCTGCGGATGGTGGGTGCCACCACACTGGACGAGTACCGCGAAAACATCGAAAAGGACCCTGCACTGGAACGCCGTTTCCAGCAGGTCTTTATCGGGGAGCCGTCAGTGGAGGACACCATCGCCGTTCTGCGCGGCATTGCACCCAAGTACGAAGCACACCACAAAGTCACGATTTCCGACGGTGCCCTCGTCGCTGCTGCGCAACTGTCCGACCGCTACATTACCGGGAGGCAACTACCCGACAAGGCGATTGACCTGATTGACGAGGCCGCATCCAGGCTGCGTATGGAACTGGATTCCAGCCCCGTGGAAATTGATCAGCTGCGTCGCCAGGTGGACAGGCTGCGCATGGAGGAATCCTACCTTGCCGAGTCCGATCCCGATCAGGGGGATGCTGCCACGCAGGAACGCCTGGTGAAGCTGCGCAAGGACCTGGCTGACCGGCAGGAAGAACTCAACGCGCTGACCAGCCGGTGGGAGGCTGAAAAGGCCGGGCACAACAAGGTCGGTGACCTGCGTGTCACGCTCGATGACCTGCGCACTCAACTGGAGCTGGCGATCCGCCAGAACAAATGGGAGGAAGCCGGTCGCTTGCAAAACGGCGAGATCCCCGCTGTCGAACACCAGATCGAGCAGGCCGAGTCGGAAGCCGAACGTGACGCGGCAGACGGCAGCACGCCTGAGCCGATGATCGCGGAGAAAGTCGATGCCACCACCATCGCGGAAGTTGTCGAGTCATGGACCGGAATTCCTGTGGGGCGCCTGCTCCAGGGGGAAACCGAGAAACTGCTTGAGATGGAAGACGTGATCGGCAAGCGACTGATCGGTCAGAAGAAGGCTGTTCGCGCCGTAGCCGATGCGGTGCGTCGTTCGCGCGCCGGGCTGTCTGACCCGAACCGTCCCGATGGATCATTCCTGTTCCTCGGACCCACTGGTGTCGGTAAGACCGAGCTGGCACGCTCGCTGGCGGACTTCCTCTTCGACGATGAGCGCGCCATGGTGCGAATCGACATGAGCGAGTATTCCGAGAAGCATTCGGTTGCTCGCCTGGTCGGATCTCCGCCCGGATATGTCGGATACGAGGAAGGCGGTCAGCTCACCGAGGCCGTTCGCCGCCGCCCGTACTGCGTCATTTTGTTGGACGAGGTCGAGAAGGCCGATCCTGAGATCTTCAACATCCTGTTGCAGGTCCTGGACGACGGGCGACTGACCGACGGGCAGGGACGCACGGTTGACTTCCGCAACACGATCCTCATTCTGACATCGAACCTGGGCTCACAGTTCCTCGCCGACAGCGCGCTGTCACAGCAGGAACGCCATGACGCGGTCATGCAGCAGGTGCGGATGGCATTTAAACCTGAGTTCCTCAACCGTCTTGATGAGGTCCTCATGTTTGAACCGCTCACCAGTGAAGAGCTGGCGCAGATCGCAGACCTTCAGGTTGCGGCGCTTGCCCGTCGATTGGCTGACCGGCGCATCGCGCTGACGGTGACCGAACCGGCACGCCGATGGCTGACTCGTGCAGGATACGATCCGGCCTATGGTGCTCGTCCGTTGCGTCGCACTGTTCAGCGCGAGGTGGGGGACCGACTGGCCACGATGATTCTGTCCGGCCAGGTGCATGACGGTGACGAAGTGCGCGTGGATGTCAGCGAGGATCTCAGATCCCTGACGATGCAGCGCGTCAGGCCATCCGAGCCTGATGGCGACGAGTATGGCGATCATTCGCCGGACCACAGCGCCGAGCAAAGCGAATACACGCCGGACGACAGCGCCGAGTAA
- a CDS encoding type 1 glutamine amidotransferase translates to MSESTLRIGVLYPEVLGTYGDTGNAVVLCERARRRGIDADIISVDLDTCVPEDLDLYTLGGGEDTAQALAARKMSDGTGLKRAVERGAPILAICASLQVLGQWYEDANAVRVPGLGFLDVTTAPQGSRTIGEILTTPRIDGLTDLLTGFENHGGATTCGPDATPLGTVIRGTGNGVNTGDGACDGVHQGSIIATYMHGPVLARNPQLADYLLSQAMGIAMTDLSELTVPGVQRLREERLQAVHSEVGN, encoded by the coding sequence ATGAGTGAATCAACCTTGCGGATCGGTGTGCTCTACCCCGAAGTACTGGGCACGTACGGCGATACCGGCAACGCGGTGGTGCTGTGCGAACGCGCACGCAGGCGCGGAATTGATGCTGACATCATCAGCGTCGACCTGGACACATGCGTGCCTGAAGACCTTGACCTGTACACCCTGGGTGGGGGAGAGGACACCGCCCAGGCTCTCGCCGCTCGAAAAATGAGTGACGGCACCGGGCTGAAACGCGCTGTTGAGCGGGGTGCCCCCATTCTGGCGATCTGCGCCTCCCTGCAGGTGCTGGGCCAATGGTACGAGGATGCTAACGCAGTGCGCGTGCCCGGTTTGGGATTCCTGGACGTCACCACCGCACCTCAGGGCAGCAGAACTATCGGTGAGATTCTCACCACGCCCCGAATCGACGGGCTGACCGACCTGCTCACAGGATTTGAAAATCATGGCGGTGCCACAACATGCGGACCGGATGCCACGCCACTGGGAACCGTCATCCGCGGAACGGGCAACGGCGTCAATACAGGCGACGGAGCATGCGACGGTGTCCACCAGGGGTCTATCATCGCCACCTATATGCACGGCCCCGTCCTGGCGCGCAACCCGCAGCTGGCTGACTACCTGCTGAGCCAGGCAATGGGAATAGCGATGACAGACCTGTCTGAACTGACTGTTCCCGGCGTGCAGCGCCTGCGCGAAGAACGCCTGCAGGCTGTGCACAGTGAGGTCGGCAACTGA
- a CDS encoding Mur ligase family protein, translating to MTVPHDSTRPSSNSSRSLRSRVATGIGSLARTASRALGRGSGGMIGGRVALALAPNVLSEVSRGCRCVTVTGTNGKSTTTRMIRAALSTRGQVASNVNGDNMPPGIVSAFMMAPRAQFAALEVDEMHLPIVAGQVNPAVMVLLNLSRDQLDRVGEIGTVERRLRQAVNAHPDATIVANCDDPLIASAAWDAKSVIWVAAGTTWGADSAGFPRGGRLVRQGDDWHVVGADHPYRRPEPDWWLEKVEASGQATLRSREGHATDVKLNLPGAANLGNAAHAIVAAHQVGVDIDGASRAIGEVREVAGRYSTHEVNGRRVRMMLAKNPAGWQEAMTMVDATANGLVIAVNGQIPDGEDLSWLWDVDFSVLQQYPCAERVVASGERAADLAVRLEYAGIHCECVPDTIEALTRCAEGRIEFLANYTSFRDTKREIDRREKERHAGTQSTQTTAEGGRDE from the coding sequence ATGACAGTGCCTCATGATTCGACCCGACCATCGTCGAACTCGTCGCGATCCCTTCGCTCCCGCGTGGCAACGGGAATTGGATCGCTGGCTCGCACCGCCTCTCGTGCTCTGGGACGAGGTTCAGGCGGAATGATCGGTGGGAGAGTCGCCCTCGCACTGGCTCCAAACGTTCTTTCGGAAGTGTCCCGAGGGTGCCGTTGCGTCACAGTCACCGGCACGAACGGTAAATCCACGACGACGCGAATGATTCGCGCAGCGCTGTCCACACGCGGGCAGGTTGCCTCGAACGTGAACGGCGACAACATGCCGCCCGGCATTGTCAGTGCGTTCATGATGGCGCCTCGCGCACAATTCGCTGCACTGGAAGTCGATGAAATGCACCTGCCGATCGTTGCCGGACAGGTCAACCCTGCAGTGATGGTGCTGCTCAACTTGTCACGCGACCAGCTGGATCGTGTCGGTGAAATCGGCACAGTGGAGCGGCGGCTGCGTCAGGCAGTCAATGCCCACCCCGATGCAACCATTGTTGCGAACTGTGATGATCCCCTGATCGCTTCAGCCGCATGGGATGCGAAGTCGGTGATCTGGGTGGCAGCCGGTACCACGTGGGGGGCGGACTCAGCAGGATTTCCCCGCGGCGGCAGGCTCGTGCGTCAAGGCGATGATTGGCATGTAGTCGGGGCAGACCACCCCTATCGGCGTCCCGAACCTGACTGGTGGCTGGAAAAGGTCGAGGCGTCCGGCCAGGCGACACTTCGTTCGCGCGAGGGCCACGCCACCGACGTGAAACTGAATTTGCCTGGAGCAGCGAACCTCGGCAACGCGGCGCACGCGATCGTGGCTGCGCATCAAGTGGGCGTCGACATTGACGGCGCGAGTCGGGCGATCGGTGAGGTCAGAGAAGTAGCAGGGAGGTATTCCACTCACGAGGTCAATGGTCGCCGCGTGCGTATGATGCTGGCGAAGAACCCGGCCGGGTGGCAGGAAGCCATGACGATGGTGGATGCCACTGCGAACGGACTGGTCATCGCGGTGAACGGGCAGATCCCTGATGGCGAAGACCTGTCATGGCTGTGGGACGTGGACTTTTCAGTGCTCCAACAGTATCCGTGCGCCGAACGCGTCGTGGCGTCGGGGGAACGCGCGGCGGATCTGGCTGTGCGCCTCGAATATGCAGGCATCCACTGTGAATGTGTGCCCGACACGATCGAGGCATTGACGCGCTGTGCTGAAGGACGCATCGAATTCCTGGCAAACTACACGTCATTTCGTGACACGAAACGTGAAATTGACCGGCGCGAAAAAGAACGCCACGCCGGTACGCAGAGCACGCAGACGACGGCCGAGGGAGGACGCGATGAGTGA
- a CDS encoding heat shock protein transcriptional repressor HspR: MLPSHSQTTFVISVAAELAGMHPQTLRQYDRLGLVTPARTKGRGRRYTHRDIQRLRAVQVMSQEEGINLAGIRRILDLERALEQLEGERDALEHQLDEVRRRRDRVFAASPTGEVSSLRRGERPGSARRGADTPVDTGASTGTELTFHGGALVRWAPTQLMDLVSFWMNDWQARRDG; encoded by the coding sequence ATGCTGCCTTCTCACTCGCAAACGACGTTCGTGATTTCTGTGGCGGCAGAACTGGCAGGCATGCATCCGCAGACGCTTCGGCAGTATGACCGCCTGGGCCTGGTGACGCCTGCCCGCACCAAGGGACGAGGGCGGCGCTACACGCACCGTGACATCCAACGTCTGCGCGCCGTCCAGGTCATGTCCCAGGAAGAGGGCATTAATCTGGCGGGAATTCGCAGAATCCTCGACCTGGAGCGGGCACTCGAACAGCTTGAAGGCGAACGTGACGCGCTCGAACATCAGCTCGATGAAGTCAGGCGGCGACGCGACCGTGTCTTTGCCGCCTCACCGACAGGTGAAGTCTCTTCACTGCGTCGTGGCGAGCGTCCGGGTTCGGCCCGGCGAGGTGCTGACACGCCGGTGGACACAGGCGCATCAACAGGGACTGAACTGACGTTCCACGGTGGAGCACTGGTCAGATGGGCGCCTACTCAGCTGATGGACCTGGTGAGTTTCTGGATGAATGACTGGCAAGCGCGTCGCGACGGCTAG
- a CDS encoding DnaJ C-terminal domain-containing protein yields MSGQDWLEKDFYKTLGVGKDADAAAIKKAYRKLARKWHPDQNPGDAKAEERFKEIGEAYAVLSDPEQRKQYDALRSMAGGGARFQAGPGGAAGGAGFEDLFSNLFGGGGGPGGQTRVRYSTQGGGGAGFEDMFSNLFGGSAGGQSGPYGSGSFGQGAPGAGFGGPRPQRGNDLRASTTLTFRQSMEDTTVRMTVDGHSMTVRIPAGVKDGQKIRLRGKGRPGSNGGKNGDLIVTINVARHPVYSRDGDNLRMQLPVTMSEAALGAKVSVPLPDGSHVAMKIPAGTQSGAVLRLRHRGAPNGKRRGDLMVEVQVAVPTKLTKQQREALDAFSASLGDWDPRADLAKRAEA; encoded by the coding sequence ATGAGCGGACAAGATTGGTTGGAAAAAGATTTCTACAAGACTCTGGGAGTCGGGAAAGACGCCGACGCGGCAGCCATTAAGAAGGCCTACCGCAAGCTTGCCCGAAAGTGGCACCCCGATCAGAATCCTGGAGATGCGAAAGCCGAAGAGCGTTTCAAGGAAATCGGTGAAGCCTACGCCGTCCTGTCAGATCCTGAACAGCGCAAACAATACGATGCGCTGCGCTCAATGGCAGGTGGCGGGGCACGATTCCAGGCAGGCCCCGGCGGCGCGGCTGGCGGAGCGGGCTTTGAAGACCTGTTTTCCAACCTGTTCGGCGGTGGCGGTGGGCCGGGTGGTCAGACCCGAGTGCGCTACAGCACCCAGGGCGGCGGCGGAGCAGGATTTGAGGATATGTTCTCGAACCTGTTCGGCGGCAGCGCCGGCGGACAGTCTGGCCCCTACGGGTCGGGCTCATTCGGTCAGGGAGCGCCCGGAGCAGGTTTTGGTGGTCCTCGACCCCAACGTGGAAATGACCTGCGTGCCTCCACTACACTGACGTTCCGCCAGTCCATGGAAGACACCACCGTGCGGATGACCGTTGACGGCCATTCGATGACGGTGCGCATCCCTGCCGGCGTGAAGGACGGTCAGAAGATCCGTCTGCGCGGCAAGGGGCGTCCCGGCTCAAATGGCGGGAAGAACGGTGACCTGATCGTCACGATCAACGTGGCTAGGCACCCTGTTTATTCGCGCGACGGTGACAACCTACGGATGCAGCTGCCGGTGACGATGTCGGAGGCAGCATTGGGCGCCAAAGTCAGCGTGCCTCTTCCTGACGGCTCACATGTCGCCATGAAGATCCCCGCAGGCACTCAGTCAGGCGCCGTATTGAGACTGCGCCACCGCGGAGCGCCCAACGGGAAGCGTCGTGGTGACCTGATGGTCGAGGTGCAGGTTGCTGTCCCCACGAAGCTCACGAAACAGCAGCGCGAGGCGCTCGACGCCTTCAGCGCGTCGCTGGGTGACTGGGATCCACGCGCTGACCTTGCAAAGCGGGCGGAGGCGTAA
- a CDS encoding nucleotide exchange factor GrpE translates to MSETPMNDKSQTGPSESDPRVSPSGPTDQNACASGKQSDAHAEGNGTGSASQHGAAAREADASHTGDASEPAGSARENSDVDDSASTAPRDGTTSNESDGTSDVCADDVNSELADGANAAPASTDDMSAFEDDVEDTELAKAMARIGELDDDLARARADLYNLNQEYGNYVRRSKEAASAHRVSGQQEVAEALISVLDDIHAARQHGDLEDGPFAAIANKLEEVLKSQFAMERYGVEGDDFDPSLHEALMAQASEDVDHPVIGQVLQPGYRMGEKVLRPTKVMVHNPQ, encoded by the coding sequence GTGAGTGAGACACCGATGAACGACAAGAGCCAGACCGGGCCCTCCGAGTCTGATCCGCGCGTGTCGCCATCGGGTCCCACCGACCAGAACGCGTGTGCATCCGGCAAACAGTCAGATGCACACGCCGAGGGCAACGGCACCGGCAGCGCCTCACAGCATGGCGCTGCCGCCCGTGAGGCCGATGCGTCGCACACAGGTGATGCGTCTGAACCAGCAGGCTCAGCACGCGAAAACTCAGATGTAGACGATTCAGCTTCGACCGCCCCTCGCGATGGCACCACGTCCAATGAATCTGACGGCACCTCCGATGTCTGCGCAGACGATGTAAATAGCGAATTGGCTGATGGCGCCAATGCTGCGCCAGCAAGTACCGACGATATGTCCGCATTTGAGGATGATGTCGAAGATACCGAGCTGGCCAAGGCAATGGCACGAATCGGAGAGCTGGATGACGACCTGGCTCGGGCACGCGCCGACCTGTACAACCTGAACCAGGAGTACGGCAACTACGTGCGCCGTTCCAAGGAAGCTGCATCCGCCCACCGCGTGAGCGGTCAGCAGGAAGTGGCAGAAGCGCTGATTTCCGTCCTCGATGATATTCACGCAGCGCGTCAGCACGGCGACCTCGAAGACGGACCTTTCGCAGCGATCGCTAACAAACTTGAAGAAGTTCTCAAGAGTCAGTTCGCGATGGAACGCTACGGTGTGGAAGGGGACGACTTCGACCCCTCGCTGCACGAGGCGCTGATGGCACAAGCTAGTGAGGATGTCGACCACCCTGTGATCGGCCAGGTTCTGCAGCCCGGATACCGCATGGGTGAGAAGGTTCTGCGCCCCACGAAAGTGATGGTTCACAACCCACAGTGA
- the dnaK gene encoding molecular chaperone DnaK: MARAIGIDLGTTNSAIAVLEGGEPTIIANAEGARTTPSVVAFSSTGEVLVGELAKRQAVTNVDRTISSVKRHMGTDWKVSIDDKDYTAQEISARILGKLKHDAEEYLGEPVTDAVITVPAYFSDAQRQATKEAGQIAGLNVQRIVNEPTAAALAYGLEKGKEDELILVFDLGGGTFDVSLLEIGKDDDGFSTIQVRATAGDNKLGGDDWDQRIVDWLIQQVKSKSGADLSKDTVALQRLKEAAEQAKKELSSASTTNISLQYLSMTADGPIHLNESLSRAKFEEMTSDLLDRTKQPFHDVIRDAGIQVSDIDHVVLVGGSTRMPAVAEEVRKLTDGREPNKGVNPDEVVAIGAALQAGVIQGDRKDVLLIDVTPLSLGIETKGGFMTKLIERNTAIPTKSSELFSTAEDGQTSVLVQVYQGEREFARDNKLLGTFELGGIAPAPRGKPQIEVTFDIDANGIVHVSAKDRGTGKEQSVTITGGSALPKDEIDRMVKEAEAHAADDKKRREEAETRNTAEQKVYMTEKFLKDDGDKVSEGTRNEVQTDIDAVKKALEGDDIEAVKSAMTKLDESSLKIGQEIYAAQQAEGDQAQAQADAPQAGAGQADASSSDDDVIDAEIVDEEDDDK; this comes from the coding sequence ATGGCACGAGCAATTGGCATTGACCTGGGAACAACGAACTCCGCTATTGCGGTGTTGGAAGGTGGCGAGCCCACCATTATTGCCAACGCCGAAGGCGCGCGCACCACTCCCTCGGTCGTCGCATTTTCAAGCACCGGCGAAGTCCTCGTCGGAGAACTGGCCAAGCGGCAGGCCGTCACAAACGTTGACCGCACCATCTCGTCAGTCAAGCGCCACATGGGCACCGACTGGAAAGTGTCCATCGACGATAAGGATTACACCGCGCAGGAAATCTCCGCGCGTATCCTCGGCAAACTCAAGCATGACGCGGAAGAATACCTCGGTGAACCGGTGACCGATGCGGTCATCACCGTCCCCGCATACTTCTCTGATGCGCAGCGTCAGGCCACGAAGGAAGCCGGCCAGATCGCCGGACTGAACGTTCAGCGCATCGTCAACGAGCCAACCGCAGCAGCTCTGGCGTATGGCTTGGAAAAAGGTAAGGAAGATGAACTGATTCTGGTCTTCGACCTTGGCGGTGGCACGTTCGACGTGTCCCTGCTGGAAATCGGCAAGGATGATGACGGCTTCTCCACCATTCAGGTGCGTGCAACTGCCGGTGACAACAAGCTCGGTGGTGACGACTGGGATCAGCGCATCGTTGACTGGCTCATCCAGCAAGTCAAGTCCAAGTCAGGCGCTGACCTGTCGAAGGACACCGTCGCGCTGCAGCGCCTCAAGGAAGCAGCTGAGCAGGCCAAGAAGGAGCTGTCCTCGGCCTCGACCACGAACATTTCACTGCAGTACCTGTCGATGACGGCTGACGGCCCCATCCACCTGAACGAATCGCTTTCGCGCGCCAAGTTCGAGGAAATGACCTCTGACCTGCTTGACCGTACGAAGCAGCCGTTCCACGACGTGATTCGTGACGCAGGTATCCAGGTCTCCGACATTGACCACGTTGTGCTGGTCGGTGGCTCCACCCGTATGCCGGCAGTGGCTGAAGAGGTCCGCAAGCTGACCGACGGTCGCGAACCGAATAAGGGTGTCAACCCCGACGAAGTTGTGGCAATCGGCGCAGCCCTGCAGGCCGGCGTCATCCAGGGCGACCGTAAGGACGTTCTGCTCATCGACGTGACCCCGCTGTCCCTCGGCATTGAAACCAAGGGCGGGTTCATGACCAAGCTGATTGAACGCAATACCGCGATCCCGACGAAGTCCTCGGAGCTGTTCTCCACAGCGGAAGACGGCCAGACATCCGTGCTGGTTCAGGTCTACCAGGGTGAGCGCGAGTTCGCCCGCGACAACAAGCTGCTGGGAACCTTCGAACTGGGCGGCATCGCCCCGGCACCTCGCGGCAAGCCGCAGATCGAGGTCACCTTCGACATCGACGCCAACGGCATCGTGCACGTCTCTGCAAAGGATCGTGGCACAGGCAAGGAACAGTCGGTGACTATTACCGGTGGATCTGCCCTGCCTAAGGATGAGATCGACCGCATGGTGAAGGAAGCTGAAGCGCACGCCGCCGATGACAAGAAGCGTCGTGAGGAAGCTGAAACACGCAATACGGCCGAGCAGAAGGTCTACATGACCGAGAAATTCCTCAAGGATGACGGCGACAAGGTGTCAGAAGGTACGCGCAACGAGGTCCAGACGGATATCGACGCGGTCAAGAAGGCGCTCGAGGGTGACGACATCGAAGCAGTGAAGTCGGCTATGACCAAGCTCGACGAATCATCACTGAAGATCGGTCAGGAAATCTACGCCGCGCAGCAGGCCGAGGGTGACCAGGCCCAGGCTCAGGCAGACGCTCCGCAGGCCGGCGCCGGCCAGGCAGATGCATCATCGAGCGATGACGACGTCATTGACGCTGAAATCGTTGATGAGGAGGACGACGACAAGTGA
- a CDS encoding RsmD family RNA methyltransferase → MQCGYFEAGLCHSCTLLPTPYERQLADKDAKVRRALTEFGTPDLQWLAPAASHQRDFRSKVKLVAGGTPLNMRLGILGADLNVQDLRDCPIVVPAIRDQLPRLARLIERMRIEPYSVKRRRGDLKYVIVTAGDDRQLMVRFVLRSRRHMSTLRTHLDAIRQAVPTIRVVTANIHPTHAALVEGPDEYVLTDEVTLPMTVGRTRLQVGPRSFTQTNTRVASALYMQVASWLTDVDARSVWDLYCGVGGFALNAAAAGVQDVTGVEISGDAVEAAKNAAQHLEVAARRVRTRFIAADATKWAREQSERTVPDAIVVNPPRRGLGEELATWLNGCGAHHIVYSSCNPATLVEDLAHMPSYQVSQGRIFDMFAHTRHVECAVLLETQ, encoded by the coding sequence ATGCAATGTGGGTATTTCGAGGCCGGGCTGTGCCATTCGTGTACCCTGCTACCCACACCGTACGAACGTCAACTTGCAGACAAGGATGCGAAGGTTCGTCGCGCCCTCACTGAATTCGGCACGCCCGATCTGCAGTGGCTGGCACCTGCTGCATCGCATCAGAGGGATTTTCGCTCCAAGGTGAAACTCGTGGCGGGAGGGACACCCTTGAACATGCGGCTGGGAATACTGGGGGCGGATTTGAACGTGCAGGACCTGCGAGACTGCCCGATCGTCGTGCCTGCAATCCGCGATCAGCTCCCCCGACTTGCCCGTTTGATCGAGCGCATGCGCATCGAACCGTACAGCGTCAAACGGCGTCGAGGCGACCTTAAGTACGTCATTGTGACGGCAGGCGATGACAGACAACTAATGGTGCGCTTCGTGTTGCGCTCGCGCCGCCACATGTCGACTCTGCGCACTCATCTTGATGCAATCAGACAGGCGGTGCCGACCATTCGAGTGGTGACGGCCAACATTCATCCCACGCACGCAGCATTGGTCGAAGGGCCGGATGAGTACGTCCTCACCGACGAGGTAACACTGCCGATGACGGTTGGACGGACGCGACTGCAGGTTGGGCCGCGCTCCTTCACTCAGACCAACACGCGGGTGGCTTCAGCACTGTACATGCAGGTGGCGAGCTGGCTGACGGATGTAGATGCTCGCAGCGTGTGGGATCTGTATTGCGGCGTGGGCGGGTTTGCGTTAAATGCTGCAGCCGCGGGTGTCCAGGATGTGACGGGCGTGGAGATTTCCGGCGATGCTGTCGAGGCTGCGAAGAACGCTGCGCAGCACCTGGAGGTGGCAGCAAGGCGTGTGCGCACGCGTTTCATTGCGGCGGATGCGACCAAGTGGGCGCGAGAGCAGTCCGAACGCACGGTTCCAGATGCTATCGTGGTCAACCCTCCCCGACGCGGGCTGGGTGAGGAGCTTGCGACGTGGCTCAACGGGTGCGGAGCGCACCACATCGTGTACTCGTCATGTAATCCGGCAACACTGGTTGAGGATCTCGCGCACATGCCGTCGTATCAAGTGAGTCAGGGACGCATTTTTGACATGTTCGCGCACACCCGCCATGTCGAGTGTGCGGTTTTGCTTGAAACACAGTAA